In the Ktedonobacterales bacterium genome, AGTGGCCCCCCGCCAGGCAAGGTGGCGGCGCTGCAAGTGGCCCCCCGCCAGGCGGCAGACATGTGCTATAATGATGGATGGGGCGCCGCCAGACGTGCTGGAGGCGCTTATCTCTCTGTATATGAACCGCCTGCCTGGGCAGGGATTGAGAAAAGTTGGGGTGATCTGGTATTAGCTCTCTAACCCGTCACGACATTCGCAACATCGCTCTTATCGCCCACGTTGATCATGGCAAAACGACCCTGGTTGATGGCCTGCTGAAACAAAGCAGCGTCTTCCGCGAAAATCAGCAAGTTGGCTCACTCATCATGGACTCCAACGAGTTAGAGCGCGAGCGCGGCATCACCATTCTTGCCAAGAACACGGCAATTCTCTATAAGGGCATCAAAATCAACATCATAGACACCCCCGGCCACGCCGACTTCGGCGGCGAGGTCGAGCGTGTCCTCAACATGGCCGATGGCTGCTTATTGCTGGTGGATGCTGTCGAAGGCCCCATGCCGCAGACGCGCTTTGTCTTGCAGAAGGCGTTTGCACTCGGTCTGCGCCCCATCGTCGTCATCAACAAGATAGACCGCCGCGACGCCCGCCCGCAGCAGGTACTCGGCTGGACGCAAGACCTGTTTTTGGAACTGGCAACCAGGGATGAGCAGCTTGATTTCCCGGTGCTGTACGCGATTGCCCGCGAAGGCATTGCCCGCCGCAGCCTGGAAGATACCAACCAGGGGCTTGGCCCGCTCTTCGAGGCCATCGTCCAGCACATCCCCGCGCCCGTCGTAGACAGCGAAGCCCCCCTGCAACTGCTGGTGACGACGCTGGACTACGACGACTACAAAGGCAAATACGTTATCGGGCGCATCAGCCGGGGCAAGATTCGCTCCGGCATGACCGTCGCGCGCCTTGATCGTGACGGCGCAATCAGCCGCCACAAGGTAGCGCAGATCTTCACCTATCGAGGCTTGCAGCGCCTGGAAATTGAGCAGGCTGAAGCCGGGGATATTGTGGCGATCACCGGCATTGCCGAAGCCAACATTGGCGAAACCATCACCGACCCTGAGCAGCCAGAGGCGCTGGCGACGATTGCCATTAACGAGCCAACGCTCAAGATGACCTTCAGCGTCAGCACCAGCCCCTTTGCAGGCCGCGAAGGCAAATACTGCACCTCTCGCCAACTGCGGGCGCGGCTGTATCGTGAACTGGAAACCAACGTCAGCCTGCGCGTCGAAGACGGCTCCAGCGCCGACGAGTTCATCGTCTCTGGCCGGGGCGAACTGCACCTGGCGATTCTCATCGAGACGATGCGCCGGGAAGGCTACGAGTTTCAGGTGTCGCGCCCCGAAGTCATCACCAAAGATGAGGATGGGCGCGTCATGGAACCCGTTGAGCAGTTAATTCTGGATACCCGCGAGGC is a window encoding:
- the typA gene encoding translational GTPase TypA — its product is MAHVDHGKTTLVDGLLKQSSVFRENQQVGSLIMDSNELERERGITILAKNTAILYKGIKINIIDTPGHADFGGEVERVLNMADGCLLLVDAVEGPMPQTRFVLQKAFALGLRPIVVINKIDRRDARPQQVLGWTQDLFLELATRDEQLDFPVLYAIAREGIARRSLEDTNQGLGPLFEAIVQHIPAPVVDSEAPLQLLVTTLDYDDYKGKYVIGRISRGKIRSGMTVARLDRDGAISRHKVAQIFTYRGLQRLEIEQAEAGDIVAITGIAEANIGETITDPEQPEALATIAINEPTLKMTFSVSTSPFAGREGKYCTSRQLRARLYRELETNVSLRVEDGSSADEFIVSGRGELHLAILIETMRREGYEFQVSRPEVITKDEDGRVMEPVEQLILDTREAYIGPLSETLSKRQAKLSNMSHDGNGNVRLEYHLPTRGLIGFRSAFLTLTQGNGAMGSLLVGYQPWSGQIGSARMGALIASETGVAVTYGLNNAQERGDTFIEPGTAVYEGMIVGLNSRPADLVVNVCKEKKQTNVRSSTAEIAVRLTPAIKLSLEQSLDFIAPDELVEVTPQAIRLRKRYLTQHERARTREGRASDQREREGRGPAEASGPSHREGQPVAAS